The following proteins are co-located in the Anomalospiza imberbis isolate Cuckoo-Finch-1a 21T00152 chromosome 1, ASM3175350v1, whole genome shotgun sequence genome:
- the AHR gene encoding aryl hydrocarbon receptor — MNPNVTYASRKRRKPVQKIVKPSPAEGVKSNPSKRHRDRLNAELDRLASLLPFPQDVIAKLDKLSVLRLSVSYLRAKSFFDVALKSSSSTRPERNGIQETSRTGKCGEGMQILEGELLLQALNGFVLVVTADALVFYVSSTIQDYLGFQQSDIIHQSVFELIHTEDRPEFQRQLHWALNPAQPGDSGPSVQGDNGFSQPATYYNPDQLPPENSSFMERNFICRLRCLLDNSSGFLAMNFQGRLKFLHGQNKKGKDGATLSPQLALFAVATPLQPPSILEIRTKNFIFRTKHKLDFTPTGCDAKGKIVLGYTEAELCMRGTGYQFIHAADMLYCAENHIRMMKTGESGMTVFRLLTKENRWAWVQANARLVYKNGRPDYIIATQRPLTDEEGAEHLRKRNMKLPFMFATGEAVLYEVSFPMSSLMDPSQPKSKSTVGKGAKAALHDDSVDPNSLLGVMLRQDESVYLCPPASHKLSFERNFFADSRDELGDVVGSGWTDNLLPAGNHNILKRELMECSQDSTVPLPEDSAALFQDNKTSDLYSIMKNLGIDFEDLKCIQQDEEFFKTELSDVDDIGDINITDEILTYVQDSLNKSDFLYSDCNQQQPLVQNEGCMVQQDLDPHQLHQHQKQLVEQQQQQQQQQQLCQKMKHMQVNGMFTNWSSGMPLSGSQQQPQQYMFPGMHASTSEFSYKSEVNASPYECRQDFIPYKQPTAMMPQLSNFAQMGFPAAGFGGSTYSASSNLEDFLSCLQQVPENLECGINSESVMLTPQTCYAGAVSMYPCTQEAQPSCVDQMQYDPMMTNQQQQTLGNKFQNGFNGGNVNASYPSQLDVIGNAQTATHLQPLHHPKEPRSFSDLASSGFM; from the exons TTGCATTAAAATCATCTAGCTCTACCAGACCAGAAAGAAATGGCATTCAGGAAACCTCTAGAACAGGAAAGTGTGGAGAAGGGATGCAGATCCTGGAAGGGGAACTCCTATTGCAG GCATTAAATGGATTTGTGTTAGTTGTTACAGCAGATGCTCTGGTTTTTTACGTCTCTTCTACTATCCAAGACTACTTGGGATTCCAACAA TCAGATATTATACACCAGAGTGTATTTGAATTGATTCACACAGAAGACAGACCTGAGTTTCAACGACAGCTACATTGGGCATTAAATCCTGCCCAGCCAGGAGATTCTGGACCAAGTGTACAAG GAGATAATGGCTTTTCACAGCCAGCAACCTATTATAACCCAGACCAACTTCCTCCAGAGAATTCTTCCTTTATGGAAAGGAATTTCATCTGCAGGTTACGATGTCTCCTGGATAATTCATCTGGATTCCTG GCTATGAATTTTCAAGGACGATTGAAGTTTCTCCATGGACAAAACAAGAAAGGGAAAGATGGTGCTACTTTGTCTCCTCAGCTTGCATTGTTTGCAGTGGCTACTCCCCTGCAGCCACCATCTATCCTTGAGATACGAACCAAAAACTTCATCTTCAGAACTAAACACAAACTGGATTTCACACCCACTGGCTGTGATGCAAA AGGAAAGATTGTCCTGGGATACACTGAAGCAGAGCTGTGTATGAGAGGAACGGGATACCAGTTTATTCATGCAGCTGACATGCTTTATTGTGCTGAAAATCACATCCGAA TGATGAAGACAGGTGAGAGTGGAATGACTGTATTTAGGCTTCTAACCAAAGAAAATCGATGGGCCTGGGTACAGGCAAATGCACGGCTTGTCTACAAAAATGGAAGACCAGATTACATCATTGCCACACAAAGACCTCTTAC CGATGAAGAAGGGGCAGAGCATCTACGGAAGCGTAACATGAAGTTGCCCTTCATGTTTGCCACTGGTGAGGCTGTGTTATATGAGGTTTCTTTCCCTATGTCAAGCCTTATGGACCCCTCTCAACCGAAGAGTAAAAGCACAGTGGGAAAAGGAGCCAAAGCAGCGCTACACGATGACTCTGTGGATCCAAACTCCCTCCTAGGTGTCATGTTAAGGCAAGATGAGTCTGTTTATCTCTGCCCTCCAGCCTCACATAAACTTTCTTTTGAGCGGAACTTCTTTGCAGACAGTAGGGATGAACTGGGTGATGTTGTTGGCAGTGGCTGGACAGACAATCTCCTACCTGCTGGAAATCACAACATTCTCAAACGGGAGCTGATGGAGTGTTCCCAGGATAGTACTGTTCCACTTCCTGAAGACAGTGCAGCACTCTTTCAGGATAACAAAACCAGTGATTTGTACAGCATCATGAAAAATCTGGGTATTGACTTTGAAGATCTAAAGTGTATTCAGCAGGATGAGGAgttttttaaaactgaattatCTGATGTGGATGATATTGGGGACATCAACATAACTGATGAAATCCTGACTTATGTTCAGGATTCCTTAAATAAATCTGATTTCTTATATTCAGACTGTAACCAGCAGCAGCCCTTGGTCCAGAATGAAGGTTGCATGGTACAGCAAGATTTAGATCCACATCAACTTCATCAGCACCAGAAGCAGCTTGTGGAAcagcaacaacagcagcaacagcaacagcagctcTGTCAAAAGATGAAACATATGCAAGTCAATGGGATGTTCACAAATTGGAGCTCTGGCATGCCTCTTAGCggctcacagcagcagccccagcaatACATGTTCCCTGGCATGCATGCCAGTACATCTGAGTTCTCTTACAAATCAGAAGTTAACGCTTCCCCTTATGAGTGTAGGCAAGACTTTATTCCTTACAAGCAGCCCACAGCGATGATGCCACAACTTTCTAATTTTGCTCAAATGGGTTTTCCGGCAGCAGGTTTTGGTGGATCGACCTATTCTGCTTCTTCCAACTTAGAGGATTTTCTCAGTTGTTTGCAGCAAGTCCCTGAAAACCTTGAGTGTGGGATAAACTCTGAGTCAGTTATGCTGACTCCTCAAACATGCTATGCAGGCGCTGTTTCTATGTACCCGTGCACGCAggaggcacagcccagctgtgtgGATCAAATGCAATATGATCCTATGATGACAAATCAACAGCAACAAACATTGGGGAACAAG ttCCAAAATGGTTTCAATGGAGGAAATGTAAATGCATCATATCCCTCTCAGTTAGATGTGATCGGTAATGCACAGACTGCCACACATCTTCAGCCTCTTCATCATCCAAAAGAACCCAGATCCTTCTCAGATTTGGCATCTAGTGGATTTATGTGA